The Enterobacter oligotrophicus sequence TGTAATCTCTTTTAGCTCGCAGCCGTATTCCACCACGGCGTTAAAAATACGCGCGCCGTCCACATGCAGCCCCAGCTTGCGCTCGCGGGTAAATTCCCATGCCGATTGCAGATATTCACGCGGCAGCACTTTGCCGTTGTGGGTGTTTTCCAGACTGAGCAGTTTTGTGCGTGCGAAGTGGATATCGTCGGCTTTGATTTTAGCCGCGACTTTATCGAGCGGCAGAGAGCCGTCCGGCGCGGCGTCAATCGGCTGTGGCTGAATGCTGCCGAGTACCGCCGCGCCGCCTGCTTCATACAGATAATTATGCGCGCCCTGGCCGACGATATACTCTTCACCGCGTTCGCAGTGGCTGAGCAGTGCCACCAGGTTGGCCTGCGTGCCGGTCGGCAGGAACAGCGCGGCCTCTTTGCCGCTTAGCTCAGCAGCGTAGCGCTGCAGTTCGTTGACCGTCGGGTCATCGCCGTAAACGTCGTCCCCGACCGGGGCGGCCATCATCGCTTCGAGCATGGCGCGACTCGGGCGGGTAACGGTATCACTGCGTAAATCAATCATGGCATATCCTTATAATCAAAAAGGCGATGCCAGATGTTTTACCTGAGCCAGTTGGTTTTTGCCAGTTCGATCACTTCATCGCCGCGGCCGCTGATAATTGCACGCAGCATATAGAGGCTAAAGCCTTTGGCCTGCTCCAGTTTGATCTGCGGTGGGATCGCCAGTTCCTCTTTGGCAACCACTACATCCACCAGCACCGGACCGTCGATGGAGAAGGCGCGCTGCAGGGCTTCATCCACTTCAGAGGCTTTCTCCACGCGGATACCGGTAATACCGCAGGCTTCGGCGATACGGGCGAAGTTGGTGTCGTGCAGCTCGGTGCCGTCCGTGAGGTAGCCACCGGCTTTCATCTCCATCGCCACAAAGCCCAGCACGCTGTTGTTAAAGACCACGATTTTAAGCGGCAGCTTCATTTGCACCACCGACAGGAAATCCCCCATCAGCATGCTGAACCCGCCGTCGCCGCACATCGCCACCACCTGACGCTCCGGTGCGGTGGCTTTCGCCCCCAGCGCCTGTGGCATCGCGTTCGCCATTGAGCCGTGATTGAATGAGCCGAGCAGGCGGCGTTTGCCGTTCATCTTCAGATAGCGCGCCGCCCAGACCGTCGGCGTGCCCACGTCGCAGGTAAAAATGGCGTCGTCATCGGCGAAATGGCTGATCTGCTGCGCCAGATACTGAGGGTGGATGGCTTTGTCGCTCGGTTTGGCGAGATCGTCCAGCCCCTTGCGCGCATCGCGATAATCGCTCAGCGCTTTGTCGAGGAATTTGCGGTCTGTTTTTTCTTCCAGAAGCGGCAGCAGGGCGGCGAGCGTAGACTTGATATCGCCTACCAGTGCCATATCGACTTTGCTGTGCGCGCCGATGCTGCCCGGATTAATGTCGATCTGGATGATTTTGGCATCTGACGGATAGAACGCCCGGTACGGGAACTGAGTGCCGAGTAATATCAGCGTGTCGGCGTTCATCATGGTATGGAAGCCGCTGGAAAACCCGATCAGCCCGGTCATCCCCACGTCATACGGATTGTCATACTCCACGTGCTCTTTGCCGCGCAGGGCGTGGACAATCGGCGCTTTCAGCTTGCCTGCAAATTCCAGTAATTCTTTGTGCGCGCCCGCGCAGCCGCTGCCGCACATCAGGGCGATATTGCTGGAGTAGCGCAACAACTGCGCCAGTTTTTTCAGCTCCTCTTCGGCAGGCGTAACGACCGGCCGTGGCGCGTGATACCAGTGGTTGCTGGCACCTTCAGGTGCGGCCCTGAGGGCTACATCTCCCGGTATAACCACCACCGAGACGCCACGGTTCAGGACGGCTTTGCGCATGGCAATTGCCAGTACCTGCGGGATCTGCTCCGGAGACGAAACCAGCTCGCAATAGTGGCTGCATTCGCGGAACAGCTCCTGAGGGTGCGTCTCCTGAAAATAACCACTGCCGATTTCTGACGAGGGGATATGTGCCGCAATCGCCAGCACCGGAACATGGTTGCGGTGGCAGTCGAACAGACCATTGATCAGATGCAGGTTCCCCGGACCGCACGACCCGGCACAGACGGCCAGTTCACCCGTCAGTTGCGCTTCGGCACCCGCAGCAAACGCGGCCACCTCTTCATGGCGAGTCGGCATCCATTCAATGGTTTTCATCTTATTGAGGCTATCGCTGAGCCCGTTCAGGGAATCGCCGGTGACGCCCCAGATGCGTTTTACGCCAGCCTGTTCAAGGGTTTTCGCTATGTATGCAGCCACGGTTTGTTTCATGGGTGTCCGTCTCCTTTTTGTGATATCGCTTACAAGCGTAGAAGAAAGTCTCCGTATTGGCCGTCAAATCCCCTGATTAAAAGGTGCTTTTCATGCGCAATTATTCGGCATAATCTGGTGATACCTCAGGTGAAAACAGGAATCATTTCAAATGGTTAAATCATTGTTAATTGCTGTTAATGAAAAGCTAATGTGCGACGATTTTGGCAAACTCTTGTTACGACTTGCCGTCGGCGGGCTGATGCTGTTTCACGGTTTGCATAAGCTATTTGGTGGCGTGGGATTCATCAGCGGCATGCTGGTGGAGAAAGGGTTACCGGGATTTATCGCTTATGGGGTGCTGATTGGCGAAGTGGTGGCACCGATCCTGATTATTATCGGCCTCTTCACCCGCCCGGCTGCGCTGGTGCTGGCGTTTACGATGGTTGTGGCATGGTTGATGGTCGGAACTGGAAAGACGTTCGCGTTGGATGCGGTAGGTGCCTGGGCCATTGAGAGCCTGGTGTATTTCTTTATCGGCTCTCTGGCGGTGGCATTTTTAGGGGCAGGGCGTTTTGCAGTGGGGAAAGATCCGGCGTGGCGTTGAATATGGATCGTAGTGGTAAGAAAGGGGCGCAGGCTCCTTTCTTCTGGTTAAAAATTGCCTGGTTATTTTCTTAAAAAACAAGCGTAAGACGTAATTATGATCTGGTTTGAACTTCCATGTTGTGGTCAAGCGTAGGCTTGCAATCGTGAATCACGTATATGGCAATGCTCTAATGACGAGTCTTATATCTTGAAACAAAGGAAATATACATGGCTATACCTGTTTATTTATGGCTCAAGGACGATGGTGGCGCATTGATTAAAGGGGGCGTCGATGTCATACACCGCGACGATAGTATTGAGGTAAAAGGGTTCCATCATAACCTTATGATCCCAACTGATAACGCCACAGGTAAAGTGACAGGGACAAGGGTGCACTCACCTATGCTCATCATTAAGGAGTTCGACTGTTCCAGCCCCTATCTCTATAAAGCTGTCGCGACAGGTCAGAATCTGATATCAGCTGAAATAAAATGGTATAGGATTAACTATTCGGGCCAGGAAGAAGAATACTTTAACATGCTGCTGGAAGGTGTTCGGGTAGTATCTATTTCCCCTGCTATGGCTACAGGAGATAACCCTAATGAAAACCATATGGAAACAGTCGAACTACGCTACGAGAAAATAACCTGGAAGCACCACGACGGGAACATCATCTTTAGTGATTCATGGAATGAACGACAGTCGGCGTAGACATTATAAGGGGCGGTGAACCCCTTAGTCATACAGCCAGTGTCCCGCTTTTGCTGACTCAATGATCATTTGCAGAGTCAGCGTTTTAAATTGCCGATCACGAAACTCTCTCTTAAGCCTAAACTGCCACCAGTACAACTCTGGCATGAAATAATTATCTATATTGAAATTGCTATGCTCAATGCCATATCGAGTGAAAAGGTCAATGAGCATATCTTCGAGATCTTCTGGTACGAAATTAAAATATTCCTGAAATGTCCATTCCTTCTTTGCTGGACGCTTTCGTTCACTATAATTCTCAGTAATGTAATCTAAAAACTCTTGTTCATCGGGTAGCAACATCAGAAGGACGTCCATAAAATTTGATCTTTAGGTTTGGCAATCAAATTATATTTTTTTCTCGTCTCACTGGCGACTTTAACACAAAGGATAACAACCTGGGCGTAGCCAAGAAACGGAATCGCACGACCTACCACTGTTCCGATTTTGTTCGTAGGACGAGAATGTCCCATCACGCTGGTATTGAAACGTATTCCAAATGGGAAACGAGCATTCTTAAGTATTGCACGCGCCAACTTAGAAGCAATGCTGGTACGTTTGACTTTCGAACCTAATACTACACGTTTTGGTATTATGGGTTGTCCTGCCAGAATCATCGCAGCCGCTTCTATCTCAATTCCTAAGTGGTCAGCAAGGCCCTCCGCGAATATCAACCAAAACAACTCCTTTGGGGTCACATTCGCATTGCCGTGGTAGAAATAGGTTCCACCGAGCTCTTCAATTGTATCCATAGCTTCATCCTTTGTTTGATTATCATAAGATTAAGCTCATATGTAACATCAGGATGATAGGCGGCTCTTGTTATAGTGATATTCAGAAAAAAGCCCGGTAAACGCTAACGCTTACCGGGCCTGTGATGGAGCATTTACAAATTACGCCAGAACTAGATCACCCTGTGGGTGACACGAACACGCCAGCACATAACCTTCCGCAATTTCCGCGTCAGTCAACGTCATGGTGCTGGTCACGCTGTACTCACCAGAAACCACTTTCGTCTTACAGCAACCGCACACGCCAGCACGACAGGCTGCCACCACGGGCACCTTGTTGCTTTCCAGCGCTTCCAGCAGCGTAGTACCCACGCGGCCAAAGAAAGTCTGCGCGGGTTGCAGTTTGGTGAACTGAATCCCGCTGGTTGCCGCTTCGGCCACTGGCGTGAAGAATTGCTCTTTAAAGAAGCGGGTCACGCCCAGCGCTTTTACGTTCTCTTCCACGATATCCATGTACGGTGCTGGGCCACAGGTCATCACGGTACGGTTCGCAATATCCGGCACGCTTTGCAGCAGCTCGCGGCTCAGACGACCGGCGACAAAACCGTGGGTGGCGTTATTCTCTGCCACCAGCGTTACCGGATAGTCGCGCCACTCATCGGCAAAAATCACATCCTCTGGTGAGCGCACGCTGAAGATCACCTGCACGTCGGCCTGTGGACGGTTTTTCGCCAGCCAGCGGCGCATCGACATAATCGGCGTTACGCCACAACCGGCTGCCAGCAGCAGGAATTTATCTTCTGCTTTGTCGTCACAGGTGAAATCACCTTGCGCGTCAGACAGCCAGATATAATCTCCGCGCTTCACATCACGGGTCAGCCACTGGGAGCCTGCACCGTCATCAATGCGACGGATGGTGAGCGTAATGTACTCGCTCACACCCGGCGTTGAGGAAATGGTGTAAGCGCGCAGAGTGTCAGCAGAGTTGCGAACACTGACCAGCGCATATTGCCCGGCGCGATACGGATAGTAGTCATGGCATAGCAGCGACAGCGTCCACACATCCGGCGTCTCCTGATGGATGTGATGAACCTGCATCCGCCACGGACATTGTGAGGTTGGCATGGTCATGAATTGCTCCTTACGCGCTCAGCAGTTGCTGCATATCATCTTCAACATTGGTCACGGAACGCAGACCGAATTTCTCGTTCAGTACGGCCAGCAGGTCCGGCGTCAGGAAGCCTGGCGCGGTCGGTCCGGTCACGATGTTGGTGACACCCAGAGAGAGAAGGGTCAGCAGGATGACAATCGCTTTCTGTTCGAACCAGGAAAGCACCAGTGATAACGGCAAATCGTTCACGCCGCAGCCCAGTTTCTCCGCCAGGGTGACCGCCAGAATGATGGCAGAGTAAGCATCGTTACACTGGCCCGCATCCACCAGGCGTGGCAGACCTTCGATGTTGCCGAAGTCCAGTTTGTTGAAACGGTATTTACCGCACGCCAGGGTCAGGATCAGGCAATCTTCCGGCACGCGGGTGGCGAAATCGGTGAAGTAGTTACGTTCACCGCGCGCGCCGTCACAGCCGCCAATCAGGAAGATGTGGCGCAGTTTTTCACGGCTGACGAGGTCAATCAGAGAATCCGCCGCACCGAGCAGGGTTTCACGGCCAAAGCCGACGGTGATGAGATGTTCGATTTCGCTGTAAGGGAAGCCTGCCATCTGCTGTGCCTGGGCGATAACCGGGCCGAAATCGTCACCTTCGAGGTGGCTCACGCCCGGCCAGCCGACGATGCTGCGGGTCCAGATGCGGTCGTCATACGCGCCCACGGTTGGGTCGATAATGCAGTTGGAGGTCATCACGATTGGGCCAGGGAAACGGGCGAACTCAACCTGCTGGTTCTGCCAGCCGCTGCCGTAGTTACCGACCAGATGTTTGAATTTACGTAGTTCAGGGTAACCGTGTGCAGGCAGCATCTCACCGTGGGTATAGACGTTAACGCCGGTGCCTTCGGTTTGCTTCAGCAGGTTATAGAGATCTTTCAGATCGTGACCGGAGATCAGGATGCACTTGCCTTCGGTCGCTTTGACGTTAACTTGCGTTGGCGTCGGGTGGCCGTAGGTGCTGGTTTCACCGGCATCCAGAATGCTCATCACTTTGAAGTTCATCTGGCCGATTTCCATCGAGCACTCAAGCAGCGCATTCATATCGGCAGGCCAGGTTCCCAGCCACGCCATGATTTTGTGGTACTGAGTATAAATATCGTTGTCGTACTGACCGAGTACGTGCGCGTGTTCCATATAGGCGGCCGCACCTTTCAGACCGTACAGGCACAGCAGACGCAGGCCGAGAATGTTCTCGCCAATCGCAGCTTTATCTTTGTTTGGCGTGAATTCTGCCGCCTGACGCTGCAGTTCACCCAGGTCATCGCTCACCAGCTGGAGTTCTGCCATTGGATTATCCACACGAGCGCTGGCATCGGCATTCAGACACTGCGCTTTCAGTGCTTCACGCAGGGCAATCGCTTCGCGGGCGTAACCGACAATGCGCGGGGAGTCGAAGTTGACATTCGTCAGCGTGGAGAAAAATGCGCGAGGGGCGAAGCTGTCGACGTAGTGGTCGATAATGCCGTATTCACGGGCTTTGAACGCCCACGCGGAGAGCCCTTGCAGGGAAGCAATCAGCAGATCCTGCAGGTCTGATGTTTCTGCGGTTTTGCCGCACATACCCTGCGCGTAAGAGCAGCCATTGCCTGCCGGAGTACGGATGGTTTGTTCACATTGCACACAAAACATAATCACACCTGTTAAAGTTATATTTAATATACATGTTTAAGATTATGCTTGTGCCAGAACGGTGAAAAGTGCTTTCTGCTACAAAGTAGAGGGATATTGATTTAGCGCAATTTTGGCGGCAGGTTCGCTACCGCCAAAGAAGTATCAGGCGGAGAAAAACGCCATCAGAACCGGAACCAGCAGGCTCAAAATAAAGCCGTGTACGATGGAGGCAGGCACCATCTCCAGACCGCCGGAACGTTGTAACACCGGCAGGGTAAAGTCCATCGATGTGGCACCACACAGGCCCAGTGCGGTGGAGCGGCTGCGGCGAACCAGGCCTGGGATCAACATGATGGCAATCAGCTCGCGCGCCAGGTCATTAAAGAAGGCGGCGCTGCCAATCACCGGCCCGAACGATTCCGTCAGAAGGATGCCAGACAGAGAATACCAGCCGAAGCCGGAGGCCATTGCCAGCCCGGTTTTCAGCGGCAGGTCAAGAATAAAGGCGTTAATGACACCCGCGACCAGGGAGCTGGCGACCACGACAACGGCCACTATCATTCCCCGGCGGTTGAGGACGATCTGTTTTAACGTCATGCCATTATTTCGCAGCTGAATACCAATCAGGAATAGCAGGAAGATCAGGGTATATTCGCTGGCTTCCGTGGCGTGCTGTAAAAATGCCCATCCGGTAAGTCCCAGCAGAAAACCGAGCACCACAACGCCGCACAGTTTTAATGATTCCAGCGCCATCGCAATACGCGAAGGTAATTTTTCCTGGTGGTGGTGATTTTTCCACGGAATTGAGCGTTCCAGCCAGAAAAGCGCAGCAATATTGCACAGTAATATCACCACAACCGTGACGGCTGAATAATGCAGGATCGAGAGCAAATTAGCGGCCAGGTTATCCAGGAAAGCGAGGCTAATCCCCATAAAGAAAAGAATAACGTAGACAATCCAGCTGAGAAAACGATTGATGAGCCTTAATGCGGATTCACGACGCAGCGGAATAAGGTAGCCCACAATCAAGGGCAGCAAAATAATGAGGAGTCCTGAAAACATGAACAGCTGGTCCTTTTGAGTATCTGTTAAGCGCCAGTGACACTACCCAATTAAGGCTGTGAGGTAAAGCTACAAAAAAAGCCGGGTGGCGGCTACGCCTTACCCGGCCTATAACGTGCACCATCGCGTAGGTCGGGTAAGCGTTAGCGCCACCCGACATTACAGGCCGCACTTTTATTAATCGCGTTTTTCCAGCAGGGTGCGATACAGCACACCGCCCAGTATACCGCCGATGACTGGCATCACCCAGAACAGCCACAGTTGCTCAAGCGCCCAACCCCCCTGGAAAATCGCGACCGCGGTACTGCGCGCCGGGTTAACGGAGGTGTTGGTAACCGGAATGGAGATCAGGTGGATAAGCGTCAGCGCCAGACCAATAGCGATTGGCGCGAAGCCCGCAGGTGCGTGTTTATCCGTTGCACCGTGGATGACTAACAGGAAGCCTGCTGTCAGCACAATTTCAATCACAATGGCAGACAGCATGGAATAGCCGCCCGGCGAATGTTCACCGAAGCCGTTAGAGGCGAAACCGCTGGCTGCCGCATCAAAGCCTGCTTTACCGCTGGCAATCATGTACAGCACCGCGGCGGCAATAATGCCGCCAACCACCTGAGCGATAATATAGCCAGGAATGTCTTTCGCCGGGAACCGGCCGCCTGCCCATAAACCTAATGTCACTGCCGGGTTAAAATGTCCGCCGGAAATATGACCTACGGCAAATGCCATCGTTAACACCGTCAAGCCAAAAGCCAGGGCGACACCGACAAAACCAATGCCTAATTCTGGAAAAGCGGCTGCGAGAACTGCGCTACCGCAACCACCAAATACCAGCCAGAATGTACCGAAACATTCTGCCGCTAACTTTCTGAACATAACCACCTCAATAATAAATTTCCGCACACTATCCCGCGTGCGGGTTATATCGCCATAAAGGGATGACGACTCAAAGAGCCATTATTTTAGAAACCTACAACACCCCTTCGCCACTTAAATAAATTCAATTAATTTGATTTAAGGCAATGTGATGTTATTCCTTGTTCGAGCGGGAGGTAAATAGATCATAGTCCAATTCTTAAACGGGCGTATCTTCTGCTATCGTGTCCAACATCCTGCCGCTATACTGCTGATAACTTGAAGGAAAAAGTGATCATTTCGCGGGGGATTTATGCTTCTCGAACGAGTGGAAATAGTCGGGTTTCGCGGTATTAACCGTCTGTCGCTGCAACTGGAACAGAACAACGTCCTGATTGGGGAAAACGCCTGGGGAAAGTCCAGTCTGCTGGATGCCCTGACCCTGTTGCTTTCACCCGAAGATAATTTGTACCACTTCGTTCATGATGACTTCTGGTTCCCACCGGGTGATGTCACGGGGCGCGAGAAGCATTTACATATCATTCTGACCTTTCGGGAATCTGAGCCGGGGCGTCATCGCGTGCGTCGTTTCCGCCCGCTGTCGTCGTGCTGGGTGCCGTGCGATGATGACTTCCATCGTATTTTCTACCGTCTGGAAGGTGAGCTGGCCGAGAATGAGAGCGTATTAACGCTGCGTGAGTTCCTCGATGGCAAAGGTCATCCCCTCTCGCTGGAAAATATTGATGAGATGGCCCGCCACCTGATTCGCCTGACGCCGGTATTACGCTTGCGTGATGCACGTTTTATGCGGCGCATCCGTAACGGCACTGTACCGAATATGCCTGAAGTGGAAGTGACCGCTCGCGAGCTGGATTTTCTGGCGCGTGAGCTGGTCTCTCGTCCGCAAAACCTGACCGACGGGCAGATCCGCCAGGGGTTATCTGCCATGGTGCAACTGCTTGAGCACTACTTTTCCGAGCAGGGAACATCGCAGTCACGTAACCGTCTGATGCGCCGCCGCTCGCACGATGAACAGCGAAGCTGGCGTTACCTCGATATCATTAACCGCATGATCGACCGGCCAGGCGGGCGCACTCACAGAGTGATCCTGTTGGGATTGTTCTCCACGCTTTTGCAGGCCAAAGGCACCGTTCGGCTGGACAGGGACGCGCGGCCGCTGCTGCTGGTGGAAGATCCTGAAACGCGCCTGCACCCGATCATGCTCTCCGTTGCGTGGCAGCTATTAAACCTGCTGCCGCTGCAACGTATTACCACCACCAATTCCGGCGAGCTGTTATCCCTCACGCCGGTGGAGTATGTCTGCCGACTGGTGCGTGAATCCTCACGCGTATCGGCTTACCGGCTGGGGCCGGGCGGCCTGAACGCGGAGGACGGTCGCCGCATTGCGTTTCATATCCGCTTTAACCGCGCGTCGTCGCTGTTTGCGCGTTGCTGGCTTCTGGTCGAGGGGGAAACCGAAACCTGGGTTATCAACGAGCTGGCGCGCCAGTGCGGTCATCACTTCGATGCAGAAGGCATTAAGGTCATTGAGTTCGCGCAGTCGGGATTAAAACCGTTAATCAAATTCGCCCGCCGGATGGGCATTGAGTGGCATGTACTGGTGGATGGTGACGAAGCAGGGAAAAAATATGCCGCTACCGTCCGCAGCCTGCTCAACAATGACCGGGAAGAAGAGCGCGATCATTTAACTACGCTGCCCGCGATGGATATGGAACACTTTATGTATCGTCAGGGTTTCGATGACGTATTCCACCGCATTGCGATGGTACCGGTGGATGTGCCGATGAATATGCGTCGGGTGATCGCCAAAGCAATTCACCGATCGTCAAAACCGGATCTGGCCATTGAAGTGGCAACGGAAGCAGGGCGGAGGGGTGTTGAATCGGTGCCTACGCTGCTGCGCAAAATGTTCTCCCGCGTACTTTGGCTCGCACGCGGGAGAGCGGATTAGCGGTGAGTGGCCTGGTTTACCTGGCTAATCAGGCTATCCAGCAGCGCGTAGCGACGGCGATACTCGGAACGTTTTTTACTGGCAATCTCTTCAATCGGTTTGCGTGGCATTGTCAGCGGTAGCACAAAGTTGCCGTGATCCTGCTGCTGGCCGCCAATGGAAAGCCAGAAACTGTCGTAGTCTGCCAGCAGTTTTCCCTCTTTTTTCTTGCGATAACGCCAGCTACGATAGATATGCGTGGCGTTGCTCACGGCGACAATCTGTTCGACCGGGAAAGCTGTCCCCAGGGTCATCGCGGCTTCAACCAGCAGACGTTTCGGGAACAGGCCGTGACAGGCTTTGGTCGCCCCCTGGATCAGCTCATGCGGCACATGCGATTTCGCGCCCTGTAATCCGCCGATAAACAGCGTGGATTTCCCTTCAAACTGACACAGCGTAAAGGTCATCTCCGCCAGTACCGTATTTTGGTGGTCACAAAAGGCGAGGGTCGCTTCACCCTCTTTATCAAGAAACGCATCAGCACAGAGGCGGAGGGTGAATGGTTGTTCGTCTTTGCCGGTTAAGGTGACCAGCGTCATCCCTTTTTTCGAGAGATAACCTTTCAGTAGCGTCGCCGGAAGCTGACGGCTCATCATCTGGTAGTGGCAGTTAAGCGATTCCAGCGCGTTCTGCCGGCTCATATTCACG is a genomic window containing:
- the ltaE gene encoding low-specificity L-threonine aldolase, translated to MIDLRSDTVTRPSRAMLEAMMAAPVGDDVYGDDPTVNELQRYAAELSGKEAALFLPTGTQANLVALLSHCERGEEYIVGQGAHNYLYEAGGAAVLGSIQPQPIDAAPDGSLPLDKVAAKIKADDIHFARTKLLSLENTHNGKVLPREYLQSAWEFTRERKLGLHVDGARIFNAVVEYGCELKEITQYCDSFTICLSKGLGTPVGSLLVGNADYIKRANRWRKMTGGGMRQAGILAAAGLYALKNNVARLKDDHDNAAWMATQLREIGADVMRHDTNMLFVRVGDEHAAALGEFMKARGVLINASPVVRLVMHLDVNREQLAEVVKHWQAFLQR
- the poxB gene encoding ubiquinone-dependent pyruvate dehydrogenase, producing MKQTVAAYIAKTLEQAGVKRIWGVTGDSLNGLSDSLNKMKTIEWMPTRHEEVAAFAAGAEAQLTGELAVCAGSCGPGNLHLINGLFDCHRNHVPVLAIAAHIPSSEIGSGYFQETHPQELFRECSHYCELVSSPEQIPQVLAIAMRKAVLNRGVSVVVIPGDVALRAAPEGASNHWYHAPRPVVTPAEEELKKLAQLLRYSSNIALMCGSGCAGAHKELLEFAGKLKAPIVHALRGKEHVEYDNPYDVGMTGLIGFSSGFHTMMNADTLILLGTQFPYRAFYPSDAKIIQIDINPGSIGAHSKVDMALVGDIKSTLAALLPLLEEKTDRKFLDKALSDYRDARKGLDDLAKPSDKAIHPQYLAQQISHFADDDAIFTCDVGTPTVWAARYLKMNGKRRLLGSFNHGSMANAMPQALGAKATAPERQVVAMCGDGGFSMLMGDFLSVVQMKLPLKIVVFNNSVLGFVAMEMKAGGYLTDGTELHDTNFARIAEACGITGIRVEKASEVDEALQRAFSIDGPVLVDVVVAKEELAIPPQIKLEQAKGFSLYMLRAIISGRGDEVIELAKTNWLR
- a CDS encoding DoxX family protein produces the protein MVKSLLIAVNEKLMCDDFGKLLLRLAVGGLMLFHGLHKLFGGVGFISGMLVEKGLPGFIAYGVLIGEVVAPILIIIGLFTRPAALVLAFTMVVAWLMVGTGKTFALDAVGAWAIESLVYFFIGSLAVAFLGAGRFAVGKDPAWR
- a CDS encoding Hcp family type VI secretion system effector — translated: MAIPVYLWLKDDGGALIKGGVDVIHRDDSIEVKGFHHNLMIPTDNATGKVTGTRVHSPMLIIKEFDCSSPYLYKAVATGQNLISAEIKWYRINYSGQEEEYFNMLLEGVRVVSISPAMATGDNPNENHMETVELRYEKITWKHHDGNIIFSDSWNERQSA
- a CDS encoding DUF1493 family protein, with the protein product MLLPDEQEFLDYITENYSERKRPAKKEWTFQEYFNFVPEDLEDMLIDLFTRYGIEHSNFNIDNYFMPELYWWQFRLKREFRDRQFKTLTLQMIIESAKAGHWLYD
- a CDS encoding STM2901 family protein; this translates as MDTIEELGGTYFYHGNANVTPKELFWLIFAEGLADHLGIEIEAAAMILAGQPIIPKRVVLGSKVKRTSIASKLARAILKNARFPFGIRFNTSVMGHSRPTNKIGTVVGRAIPFLGYAQVVILCVKVASETRKKYNLIAKPKDQILWTSF
- the hcr gene encoding NADH oxidoreductase; amino-acid sequence: MTMPTSQCPWRMQVHHIHQETPDVWTLSLLCHDYYPYRAGQYALVSVRNSADTLRAYTISSTPGVSEYITLTIRRIDDGAGSQWLTRDVKRGDYIWLSDAQGDFTCDDKAEDKFLLLAAGCGVTPIMSMRRWLAKNRPQADVQVIFSVRSPEDVIFADEWRDYPVTLVAENNATHGFVAGRLSRELLQSVPDIANRTVMTCGPAPYMDIVEENVKALGVTRFFKEQFFTPVAEAATSGIQFTKLQPAQTFFGRVGTTLLEALESNKVPVVAACRAGVCGCCKTKVVSGEYSVTSTMTLTDAEIAEGYVLACSCHPQGDLVLA
- the hcp gene encoding hydroxylamine reductase encodes the protein MFCVQCEQTIRTPAGNGCSYAQGMCGKTAETSDLQDLLIASLQGLSAWAFKAREYGIIDHYVDSFAPRAFFSTLTNVNFDSPRIVGYAREAIALREALKAQCLNADASARVDNPMAELQLVSDDLGELQRQAAEFTPNKDKAAIGENILGLRLLCLYGLKGAAAYMEHAHVLGQYDNDIYTQYHKIMAWLGTWPADMNALLECSMEIGQMNFKVMSILDAGETSTYGHPTPTQVNVKATEGKCILISGHDLKDLYNLLKQTEGTGVNVYTHGEMLPAHGYPELRKFKHLVGNYGSGWQNQQVEFARFPGPIVMTSNCIIDPTVGAYDDRIWTRSIVGWPGVSHLEGDDFGPVIAQAQQMAGFPYSEIEHLITVGFGRETLLGAADSLIDLVSREKLRHIFLIGGCDGARGERNYFTDFATRVPEDCLILTLACGKYRFNKLDFGNIEGLPRLVDAGQCNDAYSAIILAVTLAEKLGCGVNDLPLSLVLSWFEQKAIVILLTLLSLGVTNIVTGPTAPGFLTPDLLAVLNEKFGLRSVTNVEDDMQQLLSA
- a CDS encoding lysine exporter LysO family protein; its protein translation is MFSGLLIILLPLIVGYLIPLRRESALRLINRFLSWIVYVILFFMGISLAFLDNLAANLLSILHYSAVTVVVILLCNIAALFWLERSIPWKNHHHQEKLPSRIAMALESLKLCGVVVLGFLLGLTGWAFLQHATEASEYTLIFLLFLIGIQLRNNGMTLKQIVLNRRGMIVAVVVVASSLVAGVINAFILDLPLKTGLAMASGFGWYSLSGILLTESFGPVIGSAAFFNDLARELIAIMLIPGLVRRSRSTALGLCGATSMDFTLPVLQRSGGLEMVPASIVHGFILSLLVPVLMAFFSA
- the aqpZ gene encoding aquaporin Z; translated protein: MFRKLAAECFGTFWLVFGGCGSAVLAAAFPELGIGFVGVALAFGLTVLTMAFAVGHISGGHFNPAVTLGLWAGGRFPAKDIPGYIIAQVVGGIIAAAVLYMIASGKAGFDAAASGFASNGFGEHSPGGYSMLSAIVIEIVLTAGFLLVIHGATDKHAPAGFAPIAIGLALTLIHLISIPVTNTSVNPARSTAVAIFQGGWALEQLWLFWVMPVIGGILGGVLYRTLLEKRD
- a CDS encoding ATP-dependent endonuclease, coding for MLLERVEIVGFRGINRLSLQLEQNNVLIGENAWGKSSLLDALTLLLSPEDNLYHFVHDDFWFPPGDVTGREKHLHIILTFRESEPGRHRVRRFRPLSSCWVPCDDDFHRIFYRLEGELAENESVLTLREFLDGKGHPLSLENIDEMARHLIRLTPVLRLRDARFMRRIRNGTVPNMPEVEVTARELDFLARELVSRPQNLTDGQIRQGLSAMVQLLEHYFSEQGTSQSRNRLMRRRSHDEQRSWRYLDIINRMIDRPGGRTHRVILLGLFSTLLQAKGTVRLDRDARPLLLVEDPETRLHPIMLSVAWQLLNLLPLQRITTTNSGELLSLTPVEYVCRLVRESSRVSAYRLGPGGLNAEDGRRIAFHIRFNRASSLFARCWLLVEGETETWVINELARQCGHHFDAEGIKVIEFAQSGLKPLIKFARRMGIEWHVLVDGDEAGKKYAATVRSLLNNDREEERDHLTTLPAMDMEHFMYRQGFDDVFHRIAMVPVDVPMNMRRVIAKAIHRSSKPDLAIEVATEAGRRGVESVPTLLRKMFSRVLWLARGRAD